From Qipengyuania psychrotolerans:
CGGAGTGGCCTTGCGCAAGGGTGATGCTTGGACCGTTGTCCTGGTTAGAGGCGCGCAAGCTACGATGGCCAAACGCGGCGCGCAGATTTCACAGGCAGCCGGATCGCTCAGACCCTCCGGCTTCGAGAAAGAGACATTTGCGGGCAAGCAGGCCAATCCAATGACGCCTGAACGCATGGCTGAACTGAAGGGCTTCGTAGAATCCACGATGGAGAATGTCGGCGTGCCCGGCGTTGGCCTTGCCCTGATTGAAGACGGCAAGGTTATTTTTGAAGGCGGTCTGGGCGTTCGTGACCTCCAGACCGGGGAGGAAGTGGATAAAGACACCCGCTTCATGATCGCATCCAACACCAAGGGCATGGCGACATTGTTGCTGTCGACGCTGGTCGCAGAGGGGCGCCTGGACTGGAACAGGCCGGTGACGGACTATTACGCGGACTTCCGCCTGGGCAGCGATTCAACCACTTCCAAGACGTTGGTCAAACACCTCGTGTGCGCCTGCACCGGTCTCCCGCGCAAGGACATGGAGTGGATTTTCAATACCCCGCCCGGAACGCCGGCACGAAACACGTTCATGCAGCTTGCCGCAACCGAGCCGACCACCGAATTCGGTGAGACATTCCAGTACAACAACCTCATGGCCTCGGCCGCCGGATTCCTTGGCGGTCATATCATCTACCCTGACATGGAATTGGGCGAGGCATTCGACCGTGCAATGGACGAGCGCGTTTTCGAACCTCTCGCGATGACCCGGACCACTTTCGACAATGCACTGGCAATGCAGGGCAATTGGGCGTTGCCGTATGATTACGACATCACCGACGAGCTGGTTCAGGCACCGATGGACCTGAACTACACCATCGAGCCTTACCGCCCCGCCGGTGCGGCCTGGTCGACGCCTCATGATATGGCGAGATACGTCATGAACGAGCTATCGGGCGGACTCTTGCCCAATGGCGAACGCTATATCGACGAGGATGCCTTGCTCGAACGGCGCAAGCACAACGTCAAGACGTCCGAAAATGCCTGGTATGGCATGGGTCTGTCGGATGACCGGAGCAACGGTATCTCGATCATCGGCCATGGCGGCAGCCTCGTCGGCTACAAGAGCAACTGGTTCGCAATTCCGGAAGCGGGGGCCGGTATCGTGATCCTCACCAACTCCGACACCGGCGGCCGTCTGGTCGGTGCAGTCCAGCGCAAGTGG
This genomic window contains:
- a CDS encoding serine hydrolase domain-containing protein, which encodes MKPARSIFAALLIATAPVALSAQDAVPPEKMAVGSGAEMNPIPGWTSAQRGSATVFTAPEGDATIALLPVETAADASDAVKLAWQQFDPAFNREVRLAQDGSPRDGWDQITNISYEISPAEKLALVGVALRKGDAWTVVLVRGAQATMAKRGAQISQAAGSLRPSGFEKETFAGKQANPMTPERMAELKGFVESTMENVGVPGVGLALIEDGKVIFEGGLGVRDLQTGEEVDKDTRFMIASNTKGMATLLLSTLVAEGRLDWNRPVTDYYADFRLGSDSTTSKTLVKHLVCACTGLPRKDMEWIFNTPPGTPARNTFMQLAATEPTTEFGETFQYNNLMASAAGFLGGHIIYPDMELGEAFDRAMDERVFEPLAMTRTTFDNALAMQGNWALPYDYDITDELVQAPMDLNYTIEPYRPAGAAWSTPHDMARYVMNELSGGLLPNGERYIDEDALLERRKHNVKTSENAWYGMGLSDDRSNGISIIGHGGSLVGYKSNWFAIPEAGAGIVILTNSDTGGRLVGAVQRKWLEILYDGQDRAADELANGLARREEGRSKFISELETAPDEEMMAELAGRYTNDDLGPLTLARKGDAWHLQSTSIGSELATRKNEDGSQSLVMTAPGMFGSSILVSQRDGGTVLVLDDGQHEYVFTRLPG